The Chryseolinea soli genome contains a region encoding:
- a CDS encoding DUF2911 domain-containing protein, giving the protein MFLSLLALVTARAQEAAKPRPSPMAVTTVKYKDAYIKITYSQPLKRGREIFGSLVPYGQVWRLGANEATEITTTKNISLNGFLLKAGTYSMFAIPQKDKWTIIINSELGLWGAYNYNYRLDVLRFDIPVQTTTDAVYEPFTLQFDQRNDVADLLILWDRIKLSIPVKFIN; this is encoded by the coding sequence ATGTTCCTATCCCTTCTGGCCCTGGTTACCGCCCGGGCGCAGGAAGCCGCCAAGCCTCGGCCCAGTCCCATGGCCGTGACCACGGTGAAATATAAGGACGCCTACATCAAGATCACTTATTCGCAGCCCCTGAAACGCGGACGCGAGATCTTTGGAAGCCTCGTGCCCTATGGTCAGGTCTGGCGCCTCGGCGCCAACGAGGCAACGGAGATCACCACCACAAAAAATATTTCACTCAACGGCTTCCTGCTTAAAGCCGGCACCTATTCCATGTTCGCTATCCCTCAAAAAGATAAGTGGACCATCATCATCAACAGCGAATTGGGTTTGTGGGGCGCTTATAATTATAATTACCGGCTCGATGTGCTCCGTTTCGATATCCCCGTTCAAACCACGACCGACGCTGTTTACGAACCATTCACCCTGCAATTTGACCAGCGAAACGACGTCGCCGACCTTTTGATACTCTGGGATAGGATTAAACTTTCCATTCCTGTTAAGTTTATAAATTGA
- the murB gene encoding UDP-N-acetylmuramate dehydrogenase, giving the protein MNVQENVELLPYNTFGIKAKARYFTAIRSIAEAQALIASNLFRKEKHIFLGGGSNILLTKDYDGLVVKVELRGKEIVREDDNTVTLKVGAGENWHALVMHCVAQDWGGVENLSLIPGTVGAAPMQNIGAYGVEIKKNILAVEGVEIGGGEVTLMSNEACHFGYRESVFKHEAKDKFLISSITLTLTKKNHAYNISYGAIEETLKQMGREKLSVKNISDAVIHIRQSKLPDPARVGNAGSFFKNPSIHADLHDFLKKRYPSLPSFPSSDSLVKIPAAWLIEQCGWKGKTFGAIGVHPLQPLVLVNYGGGEGEKIWQLAMDIQGSVKEKFDIILQPEVNVL; this is encoded by the coding sequence ATGAATGTCCAGGAAAACGTAGAGTTGCTCCCCTACAACACCTTTGGGATCAAAGCCAAGGCAAGATATTTTACTGCGATCCGGTCCATCGCCGAAGCACAGGCGTTGATCGCTTCCAATCTCTTCCGGAAAGAGAAGCACATCTTTTTAGGCGGTGGCAGTAACATTTTGCTGACCAAAGATTACGACGGACTGGTCGTGAAGGTGGAACTGCGGGGCAAAGAGATCGTTCGGGAAGACGACAACACGGTGACGTTGAAAGTCGGCGCGGGCGAAAACTGGCATGCTTTGGTTATGCATTGTGTGGCGCAGGATTGGGGTGGCGTGGAGAACCTTTCCCTCATTCCGGGCACCGTCGGAGCCGCTCCGATGCAAAATATTGGTGCTTATGGGGTAGAAATAAAAAAAAATATTTTGGCCGTTGAAGGGGTGGAAATCGGCGGCGGCGAGGTGACTTTGATGAGCAACGAAGCATGTCATTTTGGGTATCGCGAAAGCGTCTTCAAACATGAAGCAAAGGACAAGTTTTTAATCTCAAGTATTACTTTAACCCTCACCAAAAAAAATCACGCGTACAACATCAGCTACGGTGCGATCGAAGAAACGTTGAAGCAAATGGGACGCGAAAAGTTGTCGGTAAAAAACATTAGCGATGCAGTTATCCACATTCGTCAAAGCAAATTACCGGACCCCGCGCGCGTTGGAAATGCCGGAAGTTTTTTTAAAAATCCTTCAATACACGCTGATTTACACGATTTTTTAAAGAAGCGTTATCCTTCCCTCCCATCTTTTCCATCGTCCGATAGCCTTGTAAAAATTCCTGCAGCATGGTTGATCGAGCAATGTGGATGGAAAGGAAAAACATTCGGAGCCATCGGTGTTCATCCGCTTCAACCCCTGGTGTTGGTGAACTATGGAGGTGGTGAAGGCGAAAAAATATGGCAACTCGCCATGGACATTCAAGGCAGTGTAAAAGAAAAATTCGACATCATTCTTCAACCTGAAGTGAATGTTTTATGA
- a CDS encoding 3-keto-disaccharide hydrolase: protein MTRIHKPVLFIAALTLGVGAAFAQPNPKATPESSEVWEPQPKIVTPGDKPSDAPSDAIVLFDGKNLDNWVSIDGGAAKWPVKDGAFTVLPGGKDIKTKKEFGDFQLHVEWHSPAEVKPEQTSQGRGNSGIFLQERYEVQVLDNYNNKTYANGQASAIYKQHIPMANACKKPGEWQYYDIYFTAPRFDKDGRVLLPAYVTVVHNGVLSLNHVAIWGPTEYIGWPVYKPYETGSIRLQDHGNPVAYRNIWIREL from the coding sequence ATGACCAGGATCCATAAACCCGTATTGTTCATCGCCGCTCTGACCTTGGGGGTTGGGGCCGCTTTTGCCCAACCCAATCCGAAGGCCACACCCGAGTCATCCGAAGTATGGGAACCTCAACCCAAGATCGTTACACCCGGCGACAAGCCCAGCGACGCTCCCTCGGATGCCATCGTGCTGTTCGACGGAAAGAATCTCGACAACTGGGTGAGCATCGACGGTGGCGCGGCCAAGTGGCCTGTCAAGGACGGTGCTTTCACGGTGCTGCCCGGCGGCAAAGACATCAAAACAAAAAAAGAATTCGGCGACTTTCAATTGCATGTGGAATGGCATTCCCCCGCCGAAGTGAAGCCCGAGCAAACCAGCCAAGGCCGCGGCAACAGCGGTATCTTCTTGCAAGAGCGCTATGAAGTGCAGGTGCTCGACAACTACAACAACAAGACCTATGCAAACGGCCAGGCCAGTGCTATTTATAAGCAGCATATTCCCATGGCCAACGCCTGCAAAAAACCGGGTGAGTGGCAATACTACGACATCTATTTCACGGCGCCTCGTTTCGACAAGGACGGCCGCGTATTGCTTCCGGCCTATGTTACCGTAGTGCACAACGGCGTGCTGTCCCTCAATCACGTGGCCATCTGGGGACCGACGGAATACATCGGCTGGCCTGTATACAAGCCTTATGAAACCGGCTCGATCCGTCTGCAAGATCACGGCAACCCGGTGGCGTACCGGAACATCTGGATCCGCGAACTATAA
- a CDS encoding META domain-containing protein produces MKKLLILSLASLALFQCKSSKTSTATTLENTRWKLAEMNGIPVITPDNGKEVYFLLSDKKVQGFAGCNTITGSYTLTGEKITFTTASTRMMCGKEQMDIEEFYTYALTHAATYKIDGNKLELYEGETSLAEFQAVK; encoded by the coding sequence ATGAAAAAACTCCTCATTCTCTCGCTGGCATCCCTCGCCCTCTTTCAATGCAAATCCTCTAAAACTTCTACCGCCACTACGCTTGAAAACACGCGCTGGAAACTGGCGGAGATGAACGGCATACCCGTCATTACGCCCGACAATGGCAAGGAAGTTTACTTCCTGTTGAGCGACAAAAAAGTGCAAGGCTTTGCCGGATGCAATACCATCACGGGGAGTTATACACTTACCGGGGAAAAGATCACCTTCACCACCGCCTCCACGCGCATGATGTGTGGGAAAGAGCAAATGGATATCGAAGAATTTTATACCTACGCCCTCACGCACGCCGCCACCTACAAGATCGATGGTAATAAACTGGAGTTGTATGAGGGAGAGACTTCGTTAGCGGAGTTTCAGGCGGTGAAATAA
- a CDS encoding deoxycytidylate deaminase encodes MTRPAFDDIYMELAVNLAKRSHCIKRHVGAVLTKDTRIISIGYNGPPSGTHNCDEQWPETGCPRDSKGGCSLAIHAEQNAILYAVKNKTSVEGATLYITLSPCLACSRIIFSMGIRRVIYLRSYAEYKGIPSDEGVDFLKRFGVEVDRYQGQLSNVTHMI; translated from the coding sequence ATGACACGCCCCGCATTCGACGATATATATATGGAGTTGGCCGTGAACCTGGCCAAGCGTTCCCACTGCATCAAGCGGCACGTAGGGGCCGTGCTCACCAAAGATACGCGCATCATCTCCATCGGCTATAACGGCCCGCCCTCCGGCACCCACAACTGCGACGAACAATGGCCTGAGACCGGCTGCCCCCGTGATTCGAAGGGCGGTTGCTCGCTGGCCATACACGCGGAACAAAATGCCATTCTTTATGCCGTAAAAAATAAAACTTCGGTGGAGGGGGCTACGCTCTATATTACATTGTCGCCATGCCTGGCTTGCTCCCGCATTATTTTTTCGATGGGCATCCGGCGCGTGATCTACCTGCGGTCGTATGCCGAATATAAAGGGATACCCTCGGATGAGGGTGTAGACTTTTTAAAACGGTTTGGTGTGGAGGTGGACCGGTATCAGGGCCAACTTTCGAATGTTACACATATGATTTAG